GGCGGGCCGCCACCCTGGCCGACGTGACGGCGCACCGGCGGCAGGGCGACCTCGCCTGGCCACCGGCGGCGACGGCCGTGCTGTCCGGTCCCTGGGGTCCGGTGGCGGCCGACCTGCTGGCCAGCCGCGGCGACATCGCCACGGCCCGGACCGACGCGCGCTGGCTGGCCTGGCCCTACGGCTTCGCCAACGGCGATCTGGACAGCATCGCGCGGGCCGTCGGTTTCCGCGGGACGGTGAGCCTCGAGCCGCGCCCGTTCGCGGCCACCGACAGCCTGCTCCACACCGGACGCTTCACCCTCACCGCCAAGTCGACCGTCGGCATGCTCGACGAGATCATGCGCCGCAGCGCGGAGCTCAGCCCAACCCCGTGATCCACAGCCGCCGCCGCCGCGGGCCGTCGAACTCGCAGAACCAGATCTTCTGCCAGGTGCCCAGCAGGGGGCGACCGCGGCGCACGGGCACCGTGACCGAGCTGCCCACGAGGGTCGCCTTGATGTGGGCGGCGGCGTTGCCCTCGGCATGGCGGTAGGCGTCCTGCCACGGGACGAGGCGGTCCAGGGCGCCGGTCATGTCGCGGACCACGTCGGGATCGGCGCCCTCGTTGATCGTCACGCCGGCCGTGGTGTGGGGGTTGAAGACCAGGACGGCACCGTTCCCGATGCCCAGCTCGGCGATGGCCGCCGCCACGAGAGGCGTGGCGTCGATGAAGTCGGTGCGCGCCTCGCTGGCCAGTTCCCTCTCGATCATGCCTTCACCTTCTCGAAATTGCCCCGGGCGTCGTCGTAGACGAGGACCTCGCCCGAGTCGATGACGTAGTACCAGCCCTGCACGCTGAGCGTCCCGGCGCGGACCCGCTCGGCGATGAAGGGGTAGGTCAGCAGGTGGCGCATCTGCACCAGCACGTTGATCTGCTCGGTGAGCCATTCCCGATCGGCCGCGTCGCTGTTGCCGGCCTCGGCGCTGAGGCGGGCCACGCGGCCGGGCACCTCGGCGCTGTGCTGGAGCCAGCGGCTGACCGCCGGCAGGCCCTCGAGTTCGGCGGGCGTCATGTGCAGGGCGGCGCACCCCCCGCAGTTCGAATGGCCGCAGACCACGATCGTCCCCACCGCGAGCACCTGCACCGCGTACGAGATGGCCGCCGCCGTGGACGCGTCCTGGTCGGACTCGGCCCAGGGCGGGACGATGTTCGCCACGTTCCGCACGAGGAAGAGCTCGCCGGGATCGGTGTTGGTGATCAGCGTCGGCACCACGCGCGAGTCGGAGCATCCCACGAAGAGCGTGTGGGGCTGCTGGCGCCGGCCGAGACGGGAGAAGAGTTCGTGATGGCGGGAGAAGTCCTCGCGCTGGAAGCGCAGCACTCCCTGGAAGAGCTTGTCCATGTCGTGTTTCTCCATCGGCCGCGACATCCGGACGGGCCCGGACGCATCCGGACGCTTCCGGACGCATCCGGACGCACCGGGCCGCCCGGGCCTAGCCGGGACCCGCCGCGCCCTCGTCCAGGGCCTCGCGGACCCGCCGGCCGAGGGTGTCGCGGGTGAAGGGTTTCTGGACGAGCCGCACACCGCGGTCCAGCCGTCCGTTGTGGATGATCGCATTGGCAGTGTAGCCCGAGGTGTACAGGACCGCCAAGCCGGGGCGCAGACGCTGCGCCTCGGTGGCCAGTTCGACGCCGTTCAGTCCGCCCGGCAGCACCACGTCCGTGAAGAGCAGGTCGATCGCCGCGTCGCCGGCGAGGATCTCCAGCGCGGCCACCGCGCGGTCGGCCTCGCGAACGCGGTAGCCGAGCCGCTCGAGGAGCTGGCGCGCCAGCTGGCGCACGTCGGCCGCATCCTCGACCACGAGGATCGTCTCGCCGCCGCCCCGGGGCAGACCGGCGTCGGGCCGCACGGCCCGCGGCGCCGGCGTGTCGGCCGAGGCCCGCGGCAGGTAGAGCTTCACCGTCGTCCCCTCGCCGGGCTCGCTGTAAACCTTGACGTGCCCCCCCGACTGCTTGACGAACCCGTACACCATCGACAGGCCCAGCCCGCTGCCCTTGCCCACGTCCTTGGTGGTGAAGAAGGGCTCGAAGATGTTGGCCTGGACCGCCTCGCTCATGCCCGTGCCGCTGTCCGAGACCGCGACCAGCACGTACTGTCCCGGGGTGACCTCGCGCTGGGCCCGCGCGTAGTCGTCGTCGAGGGAGGCGTTGCCGGCGTCGATGGTCAGGGCGCCCCCTTCGGGCATGGCGTCCCGGGCGTTGACGCACAGGTTCAGGATCGCGTTCTCGAGCTGGGAGGGGTCGGCCTCGCAGCGCCAGAGGCCGCCCGCCAGGACGATCTCCAGCTCGATGTGCTCGCCGAGGGTGCGGCGCAGCATGTCGTCCATGCCGCGCAGCACGTCTCCCATGTCGAGGGAGCGGGGACGCAGCGGCTGCTTGCGGGAGAAGGCCAGCAGGCGGCTCGTGAGGGCGCTGGCCCGCTCCGCGGCCGCCGCCACCTGCTGCAGGGACTCGGTCACGAGGTCCGTGTCCCCGGGAAACTGCTGGGCCAGTTCGACGTTGCCGACGATCACCGTCAGCAGGTTGTTGAAGTCGTGGGCGACGCCACCGGTCAACTGCCCGACCGCTTCGAGCTTCTGCGCCTGGACGAGCTGGGCCTCGAGCCGGGCCTTTTCGCGCTCGGCCCGCTTGCGCTGGGTGATGTCGACCATGGTGCCGCGCACGAGCGTCCGCTCGGAATCGGGCAGCCGCACGAGGCTGATCTCGCAGGGAATGTCCTGCCCCTGCCGCGAGCGGTGGGTCCATTCGAAGGTGGGCGCCTCGCCGGCCACCGCGCGGCCGATCCACTCCATGGCCGCCGCGGGCGAGGGCCTCCCGTCCGGCTGCTGCACCGGGCTGAAGTCGGCGGGGCCGGCCCGGTCGATCAGCTCGTCGCGCGCGACGCCGAACAGGCGCGAGGCCCCTTCGTTCGCGTCCACGAACAGGCCGGACGTCGCGTCGAGGATCACGATCGCTTCGGGGGCGTGCTCGACCAGGATCCGGAACCGCTCCTCGCTCTGGCGCCGCGCGGCGAGGGCCCACTGGGTCGCCAGGGCGTCGGCGAGTCGGGAGGCGACGACGAAGAAGAGGCCTTCGACGTCGTCGTAGCGGCAGGCGCGGCGGCAGTGGTGCAGGCCCACCAGGAGCGCGGGGCGCCCGTGGGGCGAGACGACGGTCATCAGTTCCGAACGGATGGTGAACTGCTCGGCGACGGGGCTCTGGCGGTCGGGCCGGAGGGCGGCCACCGGCCGGCCGGTGCGCCGGGCGGCCGCGATCAGGTCGCGATGGAAGGCGTCGGCGCGCAGCTCGGCCGCCGCAGCCAGCACGCCCGGCCAGGCCGAGCGCGTGCGCTCCGCCAGCGCGTCCCACACCTCGGGCTCCCCCTCGCGCTCGGCGAGCAGCCAGGCCCGGTCGGCATCGAAGACGTCCAGCATGACGTCGAGGACGGCGCCCACCTGGCCGTTCCCCGCATCGCCGCCCGAGATGGCGCGGGTGATCCGTTCCATGGCGTCCATGACGCCGAGGGCCTGGCAGGGCGGATGGTTCTCTGCGGGACACACGTGGGCGACCTCCGGTTCTCGCGTTCCCCGGAGACTAGCACGATCCCGTCCCGCGACCCACCCTAGAAGTCGAAATACATGGTGAACTCGTATGGGTGCGGCCGCGTGTTGATGGCCGCGATCTCCGCGTGCTTCACCTCGAGCCAGCGCCGGATCAGCGACTCGGGGAAGGCGTCCCCGCGCAGCAGGTACTGGTGGTCCCGCTCGAGGGCGTCGAGGGCGTCGGCGAGGGAGCGCGGCAGGAAATCCTCCTGGCGGCTCGTGTCCGACGGGGCGTCCTCGGGCGCGTAGCCCGCCCTAATCGGGTCGATGCGGTTGATGACGCCGTCGAGCCCGGCCATCAGGATCGCCGCCCCGCACAGGTAGGGATTGGCCGTCAGGTCGGGCGGCCGGTACTCGATGCGCCGCAGCTCGCCGTCGGTCACGTAGCTCGGGATGCGGATCGCCGCCCCGCGGTTGCTGCGCCCGAAGGTGCGCACCGTCGGCGCCTCGAAGCCGGGCACCAGGCGCTTGTAGCTGTTGGTGCTCGGGTTGGTGAAGGCGCACAGGGAGTCGGCGTGGGTCAGGATGCCCCCGATGTAGTAGAGGGCCGTCTGCGAGAGGTGGGCGTAGCCCTGCGGATCATCGAAGACGTTGCGTCCGCCGCGCGTGAGGAACTGGTGCAGGTGCCAGCCGCTGCCCGCGTTCTCGTACAGGGGCTTGGGCATGAAGGTGACCTTCAGCTCGTGGCGCTCGGCCAGGTTGGCCAGGATGTACTTGGTCAGCACGGCGTGGTCGCCGGTGGTGGGCAGGTCGGCGAACCAGCCCTCGATCTCCTGCTGGCCCTGGGCCCCCACCTCGTGGTGGTGGTAGCGCACCGGGATGCCGAAGTCGCGCATGACGCCGCACACCTCGTCGCGGAAGTCGGCGTAGCGGTCGTGGGGATTGCAGGCGTGGTAGGCGTTCTGGAAGAAGCGCTCGCCGCTCGTCACGCCGTAGAAGCTCTCGTTGGCCGTGTTGCCGAACTCGGCCGCGTCGAAGATGTGGAACTCGTATTCGGGCCCCCACTGGGACGAGTCGGCCACGCCGGCGTCGCGCAGCGCCTGCTCGGCCTTGCGCGCCACGGCACGGCCGTCCTGCGGGAAGGGCGTCCGCGCCTCGTCGGTCAGGTGGGCCGCGGCGAACATCGTCACCGTGGGGCGGCGTCGGAACGGGTCCACGGCCGCCGTCGCCAGATCCGGCACCAGGACCATGTCGCTGTTCTCCACCTTCAGGAAGCCGTAGCTCGAGCCGTCGAAGCCGATGCCGTCCCGGCACACGTCGGCGGTCAGGCGATCACAGGGGAAGCTGATGTGGTGCAGCCGACCGGCGAGGTCGAGCATCTTCAGGTCGATGAACTCGGCGTGGTGGGCGTCGATGAGGGCGCGCACGCGGGAAAGGGCGGCGTCGGACATGGCGAACCCCTTGCGGGACAAGGTGCATCTCTTTTCGGGACTGGATGCGAAAAATAGTCACCTGGCGCACCAGAACCAAGGGAATCCCGCCCCTGGATGGAGACAGGCCGCGCATTCCGGATCGCCCACACACGCCTTGCCGCGGCCCGGGCCGCTGCCTATTTTCGTAGCCTGATCGGCGCGGCCGGTCGCCTGCAGCGTCCCGTGCGAAAGGATCCGCCGTTGGCAGAGAGCCCCGCAGCCGGCCCCGGCCCGGCCGCCATCACCATCACCGTCGACGGCCGCCCCGTGCGCTGCCGTCCCGACACCAGCGTGGCGGTGGCCCTCTTCGAAAGCGGCCGGCGCGAGCTGTCCCACTCCCACAAGTACGGTCGTCCGCGGGGCCTGACCTGCGCCCGCGGCCATTGCACCAGCTGCCTGATGCGGATCGACGGCGTCCCCAACGTGCGCACGTGCGAGACGCGGGTCCGCGACGGCATGACCGTCGCCGTCCAGGACACGGGCACCTTCTATGGCGGCCCCATGCAGAAGATGCTCGGCCTGGGCAGCCGCTGGGTTCCCGTCGGCTTCTACTACAAGTGGTTCACGCGGCCGGCCACGGTCAGCCGCTTCTTCCTCGAGCGCATCCGGCCCATGACCGGCGTGGGGCGTCTGCCCGACGCCGCGGCGTCGCGACGGGCGCTGCCCGCCGCGGCCTCCGCGTCGCCGCCCGCGGCCCCCGACCTCGGCCACGTGGCGCGTCTCGTGGTGGGCGGCGGGCCCAGCGGGCTCCGGGCCGCCCTTGCCGGCGGCGGCCCCACCCTGGTCATCGACGACATGCCGGTGCCCGGCGGCCAGCGCAAGGCCGCCCTCGACGCCGTGGCCCACGCCGACGTCGACCTGCTGCCGCGTTTTCCCGGCCTGGCGGATGCCCGCGAGCGCATCCAGGCCGCCGTCAACGCCCTGAACGACCGCCCCGGGATCCGCTTCGTCGGCGACAGCAAGGTGCTCGCCGGCTACCAGCCGGGGGGCGTGGTCGTGCGTCGGCCGGACGGCGTGGCCACGGCCCGCTGCGACGAACTGGTCTGGGCCGCCGGCGCCCTCGACGCGTTCGGCCTCTTCCCCGGCAACGACACGCCGGGCATCTTCGGCCCGCGCGCCCTTTACCGCATCGTCGCCCGCGACGGTCTGGACGTGGCCGGCCGCCACGCCCTGCTCGTGGGCAGCGGTCCGGACCTGTGGCTCAGCGCCGCCCTGCTGCACGGGCGCGGCGCCCTGGTGAAGCTCGTCGTCACCGGCGGCGGCAACCAGTCCGAGGTCGCCGCCGCGGTCGACCTGAAGTGGCCCCTGAACACCGGCCTGCGTCTCGACGAGGTCCGCGGCTCCGGCCCCCACGCCCTGCGCGCGACCTTCGTGCCCCGGCGCAGCGCCCCCGGGCCGAAGGGCAGCCACATGCATCTCGAAGCCGACTTCATGGTGCTCTGCGGCGCCGGCAAGCCCGCCTACGACGTGCCGTTCCAGCTGGGCGCCGACCTCGTGCTCGACCCGGCCCGCGGCGGCTACGTGCCCCGCGGCAGCACCCCCGACGGCGCCGACTTCACCGCCCCGCTGGCGGGCGGGCTGAACCTGACCTGGACCGGCGGCGCCTGCGGCCGCGCCGCCGCCGAGAGGAGCGCCCCGTGAGCGAAGACCGGATCTTCCTCTGCTGCTGCGAGGACGTCACCCTGCGCGAGTGGCGGCAGGCCTACGGAGAGGGCTTCAGCGAGATGGAGTCGCTGAAGCGCTACACCGGCCTGGGCACGGGCTTCTGCCAGGGCAAGCGCTGCCTGTCCGAGGCGGCGGCCGAGTTGGCGGCCCTGCGCGGCGCCGAGCCGGCGACCATCCGGCTGACGACCATCCGGCCGCCGGCCGAGCCCCTGACCTTCGCCGAACTGGCCGCCCTGGACCTCGACGCGCCGGGCGCCGTGCCGCGGGCCGACGGCCGCGCCGCGCTGCCCGCTCCGACCGCCCCGGAGGAGGAGTCATGATCCCCCTGTCCCGGGGCCCGGTGCCCGCCACCGCCGACGCCGTGGTCATCGGCGGCGGCATCAACGGCCTGGCCGTGGCCTACGAGCTGGCCGGCCGCGGGCTGAAGAACATCGTCGTCCTGGAGAGCCGCTACATCGGCAGCGGCTCGACCGGCCGCTGCGGCGGCGGCATCCGGGCGCAGTGGACGACGAAGGAGAACATCCGGCTGGCCCAGGAAAGCGTCGCCATGTACGAGAACATGTCGGCCGAGCTGGGCTACCAGGTGTTCTTCCGCCAGGGCGGCTACCTGATGATCACCGAGAACGAGAAGGACCTGCCCGCCCTGCGCGACGCGGTGGCCCTGCAGAACAGCTGCGGCGTGCCGACCGAGTTCCTGCCGCCGTCGGACTGCCGGAAGATCGTGCCCGACCTGGACGTCTCGCGCCTCGTGGGCGCCACCTTCTGCCCCAAGGACGGCACCGCCTACCCCTTCGCCGTGGTGTGGGGCTACGCCCGGGCCTGCCACCGGCGGGGCGTGCGCATCTTCATCCGCACGACCGTCAAGGAGATGCTCGCCCAGGACGGCCGCATGCGCGGCGTCGTCACCGACCGCGGCGTGATCCACGCGCCGGTGGTCGTCAACAGCGCCGGCCCCTGGGCCCGCCACCTCGCGGCCCAGGTCGGCGTCAGCCTGCCCAACCGGCAGGAGCGCCACGAGATCATGGTGAGCGAGTCGCTCAAGCCGTTCCTCGACCCCATGGTCATCTCGATCACCAACGGCATCTACTTCAGCCAGAGCCTGCGCGGCGAGATCGTCGGCGGCATCGGCGACCCGCACGAGCCCCACTGGACCGACCCGGCCGAGTTCGACACCCGCAGCCAGCTCGTCTTCGCGGTGCGCTTCGCCCGCGCGCTGACGGCATTGTACCCGCGGGCGGCCCAGGTCCGCATGATGCGGCAGTGGGCCGGCATGTACGACGTCACGCCGGACCACCGTCCCATCCTCGGCGGCGTGCCCGGCCTCGAAGGCTACCACCACATCTGCGGCTTCAGCGGACACGGCTTCATGCTCGGTCCGGTCACGGGCCGGCGCATGGCCGAGCACATCCTGACCGGACGCCCCGACGAGATCATCACGAGCCTGTCGCTGGATCGCTTCGAGCGCGGCGACCTGCAGGCCGACGCCTTCGTGGTGGGCTGAGCGGGGATCAGTCGCCGGGCAGCAGGTCGGCCAGGGCCTTGTCCAGCTCGCCGAACGCGAAGCGGAAGCCGTGGGCCTTCAGCACGTTGGGCACGACCCGCTGGCTGGCCAGGATCATGCCGGCCTTCTCCCCCAGCAGCAACCGCATGGCGAACGACGGCGCCGGCAGCCACGAGGGCTTGCCCAGGGCGGCGCCGAGGGCGGCCGCGAAGTCCTTCTGCGGCGGCGGCGTGGGCACCACCGCGTTGATGGGTCCGGCCAGTTCCTCGTTGTCGAGGGTGAACAGGATGATGCGCACGAGGTCCTGGATGTGCAGCCAGGGGAAGTACTGCTGACCGTTGCCGAGCGGGCCGCCGAAGCCCAGACGGAACGGCGCCAGCAGCCGGGGCAGGGCGCCGCCGTCCGGGCTCAGGACGATGCCGATGCGGATGCAGGCCACGCGCAGGCCGTCGCGCTCGGCCTGGATGGCCGCGTTCTCCCACTCGAGGGCCAGGCGGGCGAGGAAATCCTGCCCGGGCTCGTGCCCCTCGCCCAGCGCGGTGTCGCCCTGGTCGCCGTAGTAGCCCACCGCCGAACCGCTCACCAGGCAGCGGGCGCGCTCGCTCTGCTGCAGCGCCCGCACCACGTTCTCGGTGACGGCCAGGCGGGAGCGGCGCAGGCGGGTCTTCTTCTTGCGGGTCCAGAGCCCGTCGGCCACCGGCTCGCCGGCCAGGTTGACGACCGCGTCGCAGCCGGCGACGACCTGCTGCCATGCGCCCTCCTGGTTGGGATCGGCCTCGACCACCTCGGTGCCCCGGGGCAGGACCCGGCGGGCCCGGTCGGCGTCGCGCGACACGCAGACGACCTCGTCGTGGCGGTTCAGGAGCTGGGGCACGAGCACCCGGCCGACCAGGCCGGTGCCCCCGGTGATGAAGATGCGCACGGTGTTCCTTTCGGTGGGCCGGCCGTCGGGGGGCCGGACACCCCATTCTAGCGGAGGGCCCCGGCGGTGTCCACCGACGCCGTGGTTGGCCGCGCCCGCGCTTTGGCTTATTTTGGTCCGGCCCCCAACCCACAGGAGCTGACATGGAGTACCAGAACTTCGACTGCGAGATCGCCGAGGGCTGCGCCCGCATCGGCATGATCGGACCCGGCGCGCCGCAGATGGCCGACCTCCACGACGAGTTCGTCGACCTGATGCTGCGCCTGCAGGAGGACAACGCCGTGCGCGTGATCCTCTTCACCGACGGCGATCACGCCTTCGACCTGCACCACGAGCTGGACGGCGCCGCGGCGGCCCGGCAGCGCGACGGGGGCCTGGAGACCGTGGCCGTGGCCGAGGAGATCTCCCGCAACATCGTCACGCTCATGGGCGACTCGGCCAAGCCGATCATCGCGGCCACGCGGGGCGATGTGCGCAACATCGGCCTCGGTTTCTACATGGCGGCCGACGTGCGGCTCGCGTCGCGCCAGGCGGCCTTCACCTGCCTGGACATGGCCGGCGGGCTGCTGCCGGGCTGGGGCCTGACCCACCTGCTGCCGCGGCTGATCGGTCCGGGCCGCACCATGGACTTCCTCTTCTCCCGCCGCACCGTCGGCGCCGAGGAGGCCTGGCAGATGGGACTCGTGGACCGCCTCCTGCCCGACGCCACCTGGGAGGAGGACCTCGACGCCTACGTGCAGCGCCTGGCCCGCCTGCCCCAGCCGGGCGTACGCCTGGTGAAGCTCGCGGTGCAGCAGTCGGGCGTGCTCGACCAGACCAGCATGCTCTCGATGGAGTGGGAGTCGCAGCAGCAGTGCTGGGAGTCGCTGGAGACGGCCGAGGGGCTCGCCGCCCTGAGCGAGGGCCGCGAGCCGGACCTGGCGGTCGCCCCCCACGCGGACGACGAGGACTGACGATCCCCGGACCGGCAGACACGAAAACGGCCACCCCGACAGGGTGGCCGTTTTCGCGTGGGCGAGTGGAACCGGAACTACCGGTACAGACTCTTCACGGCGCCGAAGGAGGCGTCCTCGACCGCGACCGGGCTGCAGTCGCCGTTGACGATCAGGATCGGGTCGCTGGTGCCGCCGAGGGACGGGTGCAGCGCGTAGCCGTTGCTGTCGCCGTCGATGTAGGCGGGCAGGCCGTTCTCGAGCAGGCTGAAGTACACTTCGCCGACGAAGGCGTAGCCGGGGTCGGCGTTGATGACCAGGATGTCGACATCGGCGACGACGCAG
The bacterium genome window above contains:
- a CDS encoding (2Fe-2S)-binding protein encodes the protein MAESPAAGPGPAAITITVDGRPVRCRPDTSVAVALFESGRRELSHSHKYGRPRGLTCARGHCTSCLMRIDGVPNVRTCETRVRDGMTVAVQDTGTFYGGPMQKMLGLGSRWVPVGFYYKWFTRPATVSRFFLERIRPMTGVGRLPDAAASRRALPAAASASPPAAPDLGHVARLVVGGGPSGLRAALAGGGPTLVIDDMPVPGGQRKAALDAVAHADVDLLPRFPGLADARERIQAAVNALNDRPGIRFVGDSKVLAGYQPGGVVVRRPDGVATARCDELVWAAGALDAFGLFPGNDTPGIFGPRALYRIVARDGLDVAGRHALLVGSGPDLWLSAALLHGRGALVKLVVTGGGNQSEVAAAVDLKWPLNTGLRLDEVRGSGPHALRATFVPRRSAPGPKGSHMHLEADFMVLCGAGKPAYDVPFQLGADLVLDPARGGYVPRGSTPDGADFTAPLAGGLNLTWTGGACGRAAAERSAP
- a CDS encoding PAS domain S-box protein, which produces MCPAENHPPCQALGVMDAMERITRAISGGDAGNGQVGAVLDVMLDVFDADRAWLLAEREGEPEVWDALAERTRSAWPGVLAAAAELRADAFHRDLIAAARRTGRPVAALRPDRQSPVAEQFTIRSELMTVVSPHGRPALLVGLHHCRRACRYDDVEGLFFVVASRLADALATQWALAARRQSEERFRILVEHAPEAIVILDATSGLFVDANEGASRLFGVARDELIDRAGPADFSPVQQPDGRPSPAAAMEWIGRAVAGEAPTFEWTHRSRQGQDIPCEISLVRLPDSERTLVRGTMVDITQRKRAEREKARLEAQLVQAQKLEAVGQLTGGVAHDFNNLLTVIVGNVELAQQFPGDTDLVTESLQQVAAAAERASALTSRLLAFSRKQPLRPRSLDMGDVLRGMDDMLRRTLGEHIELEIVLAGGLWRCEADPSQLENAILNLCVNARDAMPEGGALTIDAGNASLDDDYARAQREVTPGQYVLVAVSDSGTGMSEAVQANIFEPFFTTKDVGKGSGLGLSMVYGFVKQSGGHVKVYSEPGEGTTVKLYLPRASADTPAPRAVRPDAGLPRGGGETILVVEDAADVRQLARQLLERLGYRVREADRAVAALEILAGDAAIDLLFTDVVLPGGLNGVELATEAQRLRPGLAVLYTSGYTANAIIHNGRLDRGVRLVQKPFTRDTLGRRVREALDEGAAGPG
- the glnA gene encoding type I glutamate--ammonia ligase; translation: MSDAALSRVRALIDAHHAEFIDLKMLDLAGRLHHISFPCDRLTADVCRDGIGFDGSSYGFLKVENSDMVLVPDLATAAVDPFRRRPTVTMFAAAHLTDEARTPFPQDGRAVARKAEQALRDAGVADSSQWGPEYEFHIFDAAEFGNTANESFYGVTSGERFFQNAYHACNPHDRYADFRDEVCGVMRDFGIPVRYHHHEVGAQGQQEIEGWFADLPTTGDHAVLTKYILANLAERHELKVTFMPKPLYENAGSGWHLHQFLTRGGRNVFDDPQGYAHLSQTALYYIGGILTHADSLCAFTNPSTNSYKRLVPGFEAPTVRTFGRSNRGAAIRIPSYVTDGELRRIEYRPPDLTANPYLCGAAILMAGLDGVINRIDPIRAGYAPEDAPSDTSRQEDFLPRSLADALDALERDHQYLLRGDAFPESLIRRWLEVKHAEIAAINTRPHPYEFTMYFDF
- a CDS encoding (2Fe-2S)-binding protein, giving the protein MFLCCCEDVTLREWRQAYGEGFSEMESLKRYTGLGTGFCQGKRCLSEAAAELAALRGAEPATIRLTTIRPPAEPLTFAELAALDLDAPGAVPRADGRAALPAPTAPEEES
- a CDS encoding secondary thiamine-phosphate synthase enzyme YjbQ, with product MIERELASEARTDFIDATPLVAAAIAELGIGNGAVLVFNPHTTAGVTINEGADPDVVRDMTGALDRLVPWQDAYRHAEGNAAAHIKATLVGSSVTVPVRRGRPLLGTWQKIWFCEFDGPRRRRLWITGLG
- a CDS encoding TIGR01777 family oxidoreductase, which gives rise to MRIFITGGTGLVGRVLVPQLLNRHDEVVCVSRDADRARRVLPRGTEVVEADPNQEGAWQQVVAGCDAVVNLAGEPVADGLWTRKKKTRLRRSRLAVTENVVRALQQSERARCLVSGSAVGYYGDQGDTALGEGHEPGQDFLARLALEWENAAIQAERDGLRVACIRIGIVLSPDGGALPRLLAPFRLGFGGPLGNGQQYFPWLHIQDLVRIILFTLDNEELAGPINAVVPTPPPQKDFAAALGAALGKPSWLPAPSFAMRLLLGEKAGMILASQRVVPNVLKAHGFRFAFGELDKALADLLPGD
- a CDS encoding carbonic anhydrase, whose amino-acid sequence is MDKLFQGVLRFQREDFSRHHELFSRLGRRQQPHTLFVGCSDSRVVPTLITNTDPGELFLVRNVANIVPPWAESDQDASTAAAISYAVQVLAVGTIVVCGHSNCGGCAALHMTPAELEGLPAVSRWLQHSAEVPGRVARLSAEAGNSDAADREWLTEQINVLVQMRHLLTYPFIAERVRAGTLSVQGWYYVIDSGEVLVYDDARGNFEKVKA
- a CDS encoding enoyl-CoA hydratase/isomerase family protein; translated protein: MEYQNFDCEIAEGCARIGMIGPGAPQMADLHDEFVDLMLRLQEDNAVRVILFTDGDHAFDLHHELDGAAAARQRDGGLETVAVAEEISRNIVTLMGDSAKPIIAATRGDVRNIGLGFYMAADVRLASRQAAFTCLDMAGGLLPGWGLTHLLPRLIGPGRTMDFLFSRRTVGAEEAWQMGLVDRLLPDATWEEDLDAYVQRLARLPQPGVRLVKLAVQQSGVLDQTSMLSMEWESQQQCWESLETAEGLAALSEGREPDLAVAPHADDED
- a CDS encoding FAD-binding oxidoreductase codes for the protein MIPLSRGPVPATADAVVIGGGINGLAVAYELAGRGLKNIVVLESRYIGSGSTGRCGGGIRAQWTTKENIRLAQESVAMYENMSAELGYQVFFRQGGYLMITENEKDLPALRDAVALQNSCGVPTEFLPPSDCRKIVPDLDVSRLVGATFCPKDGTAYPFAVVWGYARACHRRGVRIFIRTTVKEMLAQDGRMRGVVTDRGVIHAPVVVNSAGPWARHLAAQVGVSLPNRQERHEIMVSESLKPFLDPMVISITNGIYFSQSLRGEIVGGIGDPHEPHWTDPAEFDTRSQLVFAVRFARALTALYPRAAQVRMMRQWAGMYDVTPDHRPILGGVPGLEGYHHICGFSGHGFMLGPVTGRRMAEHILTGRPDEIITSLSLDRFERGDLQADAFVVG